A genomic segment from Clostridium pasteurianum BC1 encodes:
- the ispG gene encoding flavodoxin-dependent (E)-4-hydroxy-3-methylbut-2-enyl-diphosphate synthase, which produces MKRLDTKCVKVGNIYIGGNNKITVQSMTNTDTRDIEDTVNQILKLEAAGCDIIRCAVPDEAASEAIKSIVNKIHIPLVADIHFDYRLALKSIENGVSALRINPGNIGSVDKIEMVAKAAKERSIPIRIGVNSGSLEKELLNKYKKVSAEALVESALNHVNILENLNFDDIVISIKSSNVLMMIDSYRKISEKVKYPLHVGVTEAGTIWRGTIKSSIGIGTLLCEGIGDTIRVSLTGDPVEEIKVGKEILKSIGYLSKGIQFISCPTCGRTQINLIKIAQEVEDKLQHCEKDIKVAVMGCIVNGPGEAREADIGIAGGKGEGLIFKKGKIIKKVKEEYLVEELIKEIDKLD; this is translated from the coding sequence ATGAAAAGATTAGATACTAAGTGTGTTAAAGTTGGTAATATATATATAGGCGGTAATAATAAAATAACAGTTCAGTCCATGACAAATACAGATACTAGAGATATAGAAGATACAGTAAATCAAATTTTAAAACTAGAAGCTGCTGGATGTGACATAATAAGATGCGCTGTACCAGATGAAGCAGCAAGTGAAGCTATAAAATCCATAGTTAACAAAATACACATACCACTAGTAGCAGATATACATTTTGATTATAGATTAGCTCTAAAATCAATAGAAAATGGTGTTTCTGCTCTTAGAATAAATCCTGGAAATATTGGTAGTGTAGATAAAATTGAAATGGTGGCTAAAGCTGCTAAAGAAAGAAGTATTCCCATTAGAATAGGTGTTAATTCTGGTTCGCTTGAAAAAGAATTATTAAATAAATATAAAAAAGTATCTGCAGAAGCACTGGTAGAAAGCGCTTTAAATCACGTTAATATACTTGAAAATCTAAATTTTGATGATATTGTAATATCTATAAAATCTTCAAATGTATTAATGATGATTGACAGCTATAGAAAAATATCAGAAAAAGTAAAATATCCACTACATGTAGGTGTAACAGAAGCAGGGACTATATGGAGAGGGACTATAAAGTCCAGTATAGGTATAGGTACTCTTTTATGTGAAGGTATCGGTGATACCATAAGAGTCTCTCTAACTGGAGATCCTGTAGAAGAAATTAAAGTGGGAAAGGAAATATTAAAATCTATTGGATACCTGTCAAAGGGAATTCAATTTATTTCCTGTCCCACTTGTGGTAGAACTCAAATAAATCTTATAAAAATTGCACAAGAGGTGGAAGATAAACTCCAGCATTGTGAAAAAGATATTAAGGTAGCCGTTATGGGATGCATTGTAAATGGTCCTGGGGAGGCAAGAGAAGCCGATATTGGTATAGCAGGTGGCAAAGGAGAAGGACTTATATTTAAGAAAGGTAAAATTATAAAAAAAGTTAAGGAAGAATATCTTGTGGAGGAACTTATAAAGGAAATTGATAAGTTAGATTAA
- a CDS encoding M50 family metallopeptidase, translating to MYFIAAIIAFGVLILIHELGHFTMAKLNGVVVEEFAIGMGPKLFSIKGKQTQYSIRILPFGGYVKMLGDQEKSDDPGAFNNKSPLQRLSIVIAGPVMNLILAIVLYSVIGSLGGFHLPIVDKTVPSSPAEAAGIKSGDQLISINGSRILTWEDFAVGVGLAKDKPINLTVKQEGTLKKYTLQSIVDKETKTRIVGVYPTAVTSPTILQSIGYGFRETISMIKQVFISFKILFTGGASINDVGGPVTIIKITRQAAIAGLIPLLTIVAFLSSQLGILNLVPFPALDGSYVLVCLYEIVTGKAVDENKVSFINTIGFTILMAFMVLIIIKDIVLPVNF from the coding sequence TTGTATTTTATAGCTGCAATAATTGCCTTTGGTGTATTAATTTTAATACATGAACTTGGACATTTCACAATGGCAAAACTCAATGGTGTAGTTGTGGAAGAGTTTGCCATTGGTATGGGACCAAAGCTATTTAGCATTAAAGGAAAACAAACTCAATATTCTATAAGGATATTACCTTTTGGAGGATATGTAAAAATGCTTGGAGATCAAGAAAAAAGCGATGATCCGGGGGCATTTAATAATAAATCTCCACTTCAAAGACTTAGTATAGTAATTGCTGGGCCAGTTATGAATCTTATATTAGCTATTGTACTGTATTCTGTAATAGGTTCTTTAGGAGGTTTTCATTTACCTATTGTAGATAAAACTGTTCCAAGTAGCCCAGCTGAGGCAGCAGGAATTAAGTCAGGAGACCAATTGATAAGTATAAATGGTTCTAGAATATTAACCTGGGAGGATTTTGCTGTAGGGGTAGGCCTTGCAAAGGATAAACCTATAAATTTAACAGTGAAACAAGAGGGTACATTAAAGAAATACACACTACAATCCATAGTAGATAAGGAAACTAAAACACGTATAGTAGGAGTGTATCCTACTGCGGTTACATCTCCAACAATTTTACAATCCATTGGATATGGCTTTAGGGAAACTATATCCATGATAAAGCAAGTATTTATAAGTTTTAAAATTTTATTTACAGGTGGAGCGTCTATAAATGACGTAGGAGGTCCCGTTACAATAATAAAGATAACCCGTCAAGCAGCTATAGCTGGACTTATACCACTTTTAACCATAGTAGCATTCCTTAGCTCACAATTGGGGATACTTAATTTAGTGCCTTTCCCAGCTTTAGATGGTAGTTACGTTTTAGTATGCTTATATGAAATAGTAACAGGTAAAGCAGTAGATGAAAATAAGGTAAGTTTTATTAATACAATTGGATTTACTATATTAATGGCCTTTATGGTACTTATAATTATAAAGGATATAGTTTTACCCGTTAATTTTTAG
- the rimP gene encoding ribosome maturation factor RimP, whose translation MENENLINNLINLFKPIVMELGYEFYYLEFVKEDGENYLRVYIDNKNGIGLDDCEKVSRRISEILDGEDPIPDSYYLEVSSPGIFRTLFTDEHLNKYINSNISLNLNKLYEGKRKFEGKLIKFNSNNIIIDYKNIDLSIPRDIIDKIILKGELEEV comes from the coding sequence TTGGAAAATGAGAACTTAATTAATAATTTAATAAATTTGTTTAAACCAATAGTTATGGAATTAGGTTATGAGTTTTATTATTTGGAGTTTGTGAAAGAAGATGGAGAAAATTATCTTAGAGTATATATAGATAATAAAAATGGAATTGGCTTAGATGATTGTGAGAAAGTAAGTAGGAGAATAAGCGAAATTTTAGATGGAGAAGATCCCATACCAGATAGTTATTATTTAGAAGTATCTTCTCCAGGTATATTTAGAACTCTTTTTACAGATGAACATTTAAATAAATATATAAATTCAAATATTAGTTTAAATCTGAATAAATTGTATGAAGGAAAAAGAAAATTTGAAGGAAAGCTTATTAAATTTAATTCAAATAATATTATAATTGATTATAAAAACATTGATTTGTCAATACCTAGAGATATTATTGATAAAATTATTTTAAAAGGGGAGCTTGAGGAGGTTTAA